The sequence AGCCAGACCAGGTGGTGGACCCAGGAGATCGGCGACACCGCGACCGACAGCGCCGCCAGCACGCCGATCGCGCCGAGCCGGTTCCCGTCCCGCTCCAGCCGCCACGCGCCGAACGTCCCCACCGCGACGAGCACCAGCGCGGACCCGAGCCAGAGCAGGGACACCGCGGAGTCGGGCAAGCCGGTCCGGAGCAACATCCCCCGGACCGACTGGTTGCCGACGACGTCGTTCGCGCCGAACCGGTCCGAGTCCCACAACGCGCGCCACAGGTACTCGGCGGCGCTGGGCCAGAGCAGCAGGAGGCCCGCGACCGTCGCACCGACCGCCGTGACCACCACCGTGAGGAACGTCCGCCGGCTCCGGGTGACGAGCAACCAGGGGACGAACACGGCCGGCGTGAGCTTCACCGCGATCGCGATACCCAGCCCGAGGCCGTGGCGTCGGTGGCGGTGCAGCAGGTCGGCGGCGACCAGCAGCACCAGGAAGAGCCCGACCTGGCCGAACCGCAGGTGGCTGCGGACCGGTGCCGACACCAGCAGCAGTGCCAGCGTGAGCGGCAGGCCGATCCGGGCGACCACCGGCCGCATCCCGAGCCGCGCGACCCCCACCAACGCAGCCAGCGAAGCCACCACCCAGAGCACCTGCAGCAGGCCCAGCGGTACCCGGGAGAGCGGTTCGCTCAGCACCGCGGCGAACGGCGGATAGGTGAACGGCATGTCGAACACGGTGCGGAATTCGTAGACGTCCGAGCCGGTGCCGGCCGTGCTCCCCGCGCCGTAGTAGACGAGCAGGTCCTTCATCCGGTCCCGGCCGGGCACCAGGAGGATCGGCACCAGCGGAACGAGCGCGGCGACGGCCGGCAGCACCCAGGCGCCCCGTGCGGTGGTGAGCCATCGACGGATTGCCGACCCCGCCGCGCTGCCCGCCGACGGCTCCTCCCGGGGCCGGTGGTCCGCCGACCTCCCGGCGGGCACCGCGGCGACCGCGGTCAGCACCACGGCACCCAGCGCCCACCCGACGACCACGTCGGTGAGCCAGTGCACTCCCAGGACGACGCGACTCAGCCCCACCGCTGCGCCCACCACCCCGACCAGCACGAACCGTCCCCGGCCGCGGAACTCGCGGGCGACCAGCCCCCAGCCCAGGACCGCCGCCAGCACGTGCCCGGAGGAGAACGACGTCTCGCCGCCCACCGGCCCCGGCCGCACCAGCGTCACGAACGTGACCGCTTCGACCGTCTGCGCGGCGGCCAGCACGACCAACGGCGCCACCGCACTCCGCCACGGGACACCGGACACCCTCCGCAGCAGCGCCAGCACCGCGAGCACCGGGTAGAGCACCGCGCCCGACCCGAGTTGGGTCACGATCCCGGCGATCTCCGAGCCCGGTGCCGCCAGCAACCGCCCGGCGGCTAGGTCGACGTCGAGCGGGTGGCCACCGGCCCACACCACCGGCACGACCACCGCGATCACCGCCAAGGCGCCGGCCAGGAACAGCGGGCCGGCGAGGAACGCGGCGGCGGGCGGCGTCCGCAGCGCGTCGGTATCAACTCGCATTCGTCGCAGCGTCGCACCCCAGCGCCACCAACGCGGTCGCCAACCCGACGGAGCGGTCGCATACTGGCCTCGGAGCCCCCATCTCCCCGCGGCAGAGTCGCCGCTGCCGCCGATCGCCGGATTCGGCACCGCATTCAACCGATGACGCCAGTCATCCGTAGTTCAGACGGAAATGGCAGGCTGTCCGTCGTCGTTATCGATTGCATCGATACAGACGACCGCCGAACGACGATTGCAG comes from Cryptosporangium minutisporangium and encodes:
- a CDS encoding glycosyltransferase 87 family protein is translated as MRVDTDALRTPPAAAFLAGPLFLAGALAVIAVVVPVVWAGGHPLDVDLAAGRLLAAPGSEIAGIVTQLGSGAVLYPVLAVLALLRRVSGVPWRSAVAPLVVLAAAQTVEAVTFVTLVRPGPVGGETSFSSGHVLAAVLGWGLVAREFRGRGRFVLVGVVGAAVGLSRVVLGVHWLTDVVVGWALGAVVLTAVAAVPAGRSADHRPREEPSAGSAAGSAIRRWLTTARGAWVLPAVAALVPLVPILLVPGRDRMKDLLVYYGAGSTAGTGSDVYEFRTVFDMPFTYPPFAAVLSEPLSRVPLGLLQVLWVVASLAALVGVARLGMRPVVARIGLPLTLALLLVSAPVRSHLRFGQVGLFLVLLVAADLLHRHRRHGLGLGIAIAVKLTPAVFVPWLLVTRSRRTFLTVVVTAVGATVAGLLLLWPSAAEYLWRALWDSDRFGANDVVGNQSVRGMLLRTGLPDSAVSLLWLGSALVLVAVGTFGAWRLERDGNRLGAIGVLAALSVAVSPISWVHHLVWLVLPLSAVVAAGRYVLAAGWAVLLTVSLPSIGAAGLRGETAHPVFWHFVVDVQGLTAVAAVLVLPWLVRNSRRSAGGRPEAVVPEGASRQPAASS